A section of the Ignavibacteriales bacterium genome encodes:
- the ggt gene encoding gamma-glutamyltransferase, translated as MKIPKILFLILFLVFTSCKAEETTDLKHITENGNDPDRYYNGVVSSADELASMVGLDILKNGGNAIDAAVGIGFALAVVYPRAGNIGGGGFMVIHLADGTNTSIDYREKAPSGAFRDMYLDANGDVVVDLSTVGHLASGVPGAVAGMLYALEKYGTMTRQEVLKYAIDYADNGFTVSDALASSLWAYNGEFAQFPSTMKVFGDVEAGDLLVQKDLANTLRLISENGRDGFYKGPVAGYIVAEMQRGNGIITLEDLANYQPVERDVIKGTYRGYDIISMGPPSSGGISLIYLLNILENYDLSQYMYAGAEMINIMVEAMRRVYSDRSEFMGDADFVNVPADILTSKKYASNRMKDFVPGQAGKSENVTHGDVYYKESDQTTHYSVADKFGNIVSVTTTINDSYGNKLVVEGAGFFLNDEMDDFVSKPGVPNMYGLLGSDANAIEPNKRMLSSMTPTIVLKDGKPFLVTGSPGGGRIITTVLENIVNIIDYGMPLGDAVDLPRFHHQWYPDEIQIERGMLTGEVVYNLVNMGYKINEIRDYASLDAIMFFPDGGMIGHSDRRGTGKAVGY; from the coding sequence ATGAAAATTCCTAAAATCCTTTTCCTTATCCTCTTCCTTGTCTTCACTTCATGTAAAGCCGAGGAAACAACCGACCTAAAACATATTACGGAGAACGGCAACGATCCTGATCGTTATTATAATGGAGTTGTTTCTTCTGCGGATGAACTCGCCTCTATGGTCGGGCTCGACATACTGAAGAACGGAGGAAACGCCATTGACGCCGCTGTAGGCATTGGTTTTGCTCTCGCTGTCGTTTATCCGCGCGCGGGAAATATCGGCGGGGGAGGATTTATGGTCATTCACCTTGCCGATGGCACTAATACATCCATAGATTACAGGGAAAAGGCTCCGTCCGGGGCGTTCCGTGATATGTACCTTGATGCGAATGGTGATGTTGTAGTCGATCTCAGTACAGTAGGACATCTTGCTTCCGGAGTGCCGGGTGCTGTTGCCGGCATGCTCTACGCCCTCGAAAAGTACGGTACTATGACCAGGCAGGAAGTCCTAAAATACGCAATCGACTACGCTGACAATGGTTTTACGGTGAGTGACGCGCTCGCGTCATCACTCTGGGCTTATAATGGTGAATTTGCGCAGTTTCCTTCCACGATGAAGGTATTCGGTGATGTGGAGGCAGGCGATTTACTTGTACAGAAAGACCTTGCGAATACACTCCGCCTCATAAGCGAAAACGGACGCGATGGATTTTATAAAGGTCCCGTCGCCGGTTATATAGTTGCCGAGATGCAGAGAGGGAACGGTATAATTACACTCGAAGACCTCGCGAATTACCAGCCCGTCGAGCGTGACGTTATAAAAGGAACTTACCGCGGATATGATATTATCTCTATGGGACCTCCATCCAGCGGAGGAATTAGCCTTATATACCTGCTTAATATTCTCGAAAATTATGACCTCTCGCAATACATGTACGCCGGCGCGGAGATGATAAATATCATGGTTGAAGCAATGCGCCGTGTTTATTCCGATAGAAGTGAATTCATGGGTGATGCGGATTTCGTTAATGTGCCTGCAGACATTCTAACATCGAAAAAGTATGCTTCGAATAGAATGAAAGACTTTGTGCCCGGACAGGCGGGGAAAAGTGAGAACGTTACACACGGTGATGTATATTACAAAGAGTCGGATCAAACAACTCACTATTCCGTAGCGGATAAGTTTGGCAACATCGTCTCAGTTACAACAACGATTAATGACAGCTACGGTAATAAACTCGTCGTAGAAGGAGCGGGATTTTTTCTCAATGACGAAATGGATGATTTTGTTTCGAAACCCGGTGTGCCGAATATGTACGGTCTGCTTGGAAGTGATGCCAATGCCATCGAACCAAACAAGCGTATGCTCAGCTCTATGACGCCGACCATCGTATTGAAGGACGGGAAGCCTTTTCTTGTTACCGGGTCACCCGGAGGCGGACGCATTATTACAACTGTACTTGAAAACATCGTTAATATCATAGACTATGGTATGCCGCTCGGTGATGCTGTTGACCTTCCGAGATTCCACCACCAGTGGTATCCCGATGAGATACAGATAGAGCGCGGTATGCTTACCGGGGAAGTGGTTTACAATCTCGTAAACATGGGCTATAAGATCAACGAGATACGTGACTATGCCAGCCTGGATGCGATAATGTTCTTCCCGGACGGTGGTATGATAGGTCACTCCGACCGCCGTGGCACCGGAAAAGCCGTCGGATACTAG
- a CDS encoding T9SS type A sorting domain-containing protein: MSQVQNISNISDSYSLSQNYPNPFNPSTTIGFSIRNRGFVTLRVYDITGKEVKSLVNEYLERGEYNVTFIAAGLSSGIYFYSLTTEDFRETKSMILTK; the protein is encoded by the coding sequence CTGTCTCAAGTTCAAAATATATCAAACATTTCCGATTCATATAGTCTATCTCAAAACTACCCAAACCCTTTCAATCCTTCTACAACAATCGGTTTTTCAATTAGAAACAGGGGCTTTGTTACACTGAGGGTTTACGATATCACTGGAAAAGAGGTAAAATCACTTGTAAATGAATATCTCGAAAGAGGTGAGTACAACGTCACGTTTATTGCGGCTGGTTTAAGTTCAGGGATTTACTTCTACTCGCTTACAACAGAGGATTTCAGGGAAACAAAATCAATGATACTAACAAAGTAA
- a CDS encoding lipase family protein has protein sequence MGTDLLDILKFEDLLMVVLGFTAVIFLPYLHIITNRKIRESTPRWMKWMIFGELAAGLLLMTGFTYFLVVGKVQDTVLGLITNSNERIDSNRVINMPIPRPLTEQDTADFTRWDPALGRWCMDGIIRLEANVTTHKDKDLELPPGTKLVKMFTDEGFASRGDAFIMVLSIDENPHTLAIICRGTNSNTEWLEDIEYDLTPAAFLGYTGDDYYKDVMLHTGFLKVYLNMRNGVMDLVKNYPVKPLNVVVAGHSSGAAVAAILSADLDKNAPDVDNIVAYIFGCPRVGNGAFSNYIDTMKNVVLHRVNNTSDIVPQFPIPIAPNLKKPENPFPYSHVGDIHDFKSNRHSFNANHYLSTYADWLDKAMKEANERIKDSTDNN, from the coding sequence ATGGGTACAGATCTCCTCGATATCCTGAAGTTTGAGGACCTCCTGATGGTCGTCCTGGGCTTTACGGCTGTGATATTCCTGCCGTATCTTCACATCATTACAAATAGAAAGATCCGCGAAAGCACACCGCGCTGGATGAAGTGGATGATATTCGGCGAGCTGGCGGCGGGGTTATTGCTGATGACGGGCTTTACGTACTTCCTCGTCGTGGGCAAGGTGCAGGACACCGTGCTGGGGCTTATCACGAACAGTAACGAGAGGATAGATTCGAACCGCGTGATAAACATGCCCATCCCGAGACCTCTTACGGAGCAGGATACGGCGGATTTTACCCGCTGGGACCCGGCGCTGGGACGCTGGTGCATGGACGGAATAATCCGCCTGGAAGCGAACGTTACCACACATAAGGACAAGGATCTGGAGCTTCCCCCGGGGACGAAGCTGGTGAAGATGTTCACAGATGAGGGGTTCGCATCGAGGGGCGACGCGTTTATAATGGTTTTGTCGATAGACGAGAATCCGCACACGCTGGCTATAATATGCCGGGGAACGAACTCAAACACGGAGTGGCTGGAGGACATCGAGTACGATCTGACTCCCGCGGCGTTTTTGGGTTACACGGGGGATGATTATTATAAGGACGTGATGCTGCATACGGGATTTCTAAAGGTGTATCTGAATATGAGGAACGGGGTGATGGACCTGGTGAAGAATTACCCGGTGAAGCCGTTGAACGTGGTGGTAGCGGGGCACAGTTCCGGGGCGGCGGTCGCGGCGATATTGAGCGCGGACCTGGATAAGAATGCTCCCGACGTGGATAATATCGTGGCGTATATATTCGGGTGCCCGCGAGTGGGCAACGGGGCTTTCTCGAACTATATCGATACGATGAAGAATGTGGTTCTGCACAGGGTGAATAATACTTCGGACATAGTACCGCAATTTCCAATTCCTATCGCGCCGAACCTCAAAAAACCGGAGAACCCTTTCCCGTACAGTCACGTAGGCGACATACATGATTTTAAATCCAACCGGCACAGTTTTAACGCGAACCATTATCTTTCGACGTACGCGGATTGGCTGGATAAGGCGATGAAGGAAGCGAATGAAAGGATAAAGGACAGCACGGACAACAATTAA
- a CDS encoding DUF262 domain-containing protein, whose translation MKNVKLDSSIPANNIKIIEIYNKLKKNELYFDRGYQRKLVWRKQHKYKFIETILLNFPFPEVYFAPGELNTDKLLLSDQVVDGQQRLTTIYNYIEEKDVFVYENLPIKKFSELGKGEKNEFLNYEVSVRYLKNANHKQIKEIFQRINSTEYSLNATERINAQWGDSEFICFSKQIVEVDLDIDLDLINYKISEANRTFFVNFFHKKYNIFTENDINRMLALQYILTLVTTLCEKEYFRRNTKVQSYIENYFDEFIDAGEVELNLLETLKFIDNLNLPDNSYWFNKANIFTLIVECYNYNLTRVNPVLFKMELEELEYYNLNHDFVLIFKEDIERGQLKFAEPVKIPKDMIKYFDLAKEAVNEKNSREYRGKMVREMLDSSSKDDA comes from the coding sequence ATGAAGAATGTAAAATTAGATTCTAGCATTCCCGCAAATAATATTAAAATTATTGAGATTTATAATAAACTAAAAAAAAATGAATTATATTTTGATAGGGGATATCAAAGAAAACTTGTTTGGAGAAAACAACACAAATACAAATTTATTGAAACCATATTGCTTAATTTTCCATTTCCAGAGGTATATTTTGCTCCAGGAGAATTGAATACAGACAAACTTTTACTGAGTGATCAAGTGGTAGATGGACAACAACGTTTAACAACGATTTACAATTATATAGAGGAGAAGGATGTATTTGTGTATGAAAATCTTCCTATTAAAAAGTTTTCTGAATTAGGGAAAGGTGAAAAAAATGAATTTCTAAATTATGAAGTATCAGTTAGATACTTGAAAAATGCTAATCATAAACAAATAAAAGAAATTTTTCAAAGAATAAATAGTACAGAATATTCATTAAACGCAACAGAAAGAATAAATGCCCAATGGGGAGATAGTGAATTTATTTGTTTCTCGAAGCAAATAGTAGAAGTTGACTTAGATATAGATTTAGATTTAATTAATTATAAAATATCTGAAGCAAACAGAACTTTCTTTGTAAATTTTTTCCATAAAAAGTATAATATTTTTACAGAAAATGATATTAATCGTATGTTAGCGCTTCAGTATATTTTAACTCTAGTAACAACATTGTGCGAGAAAGAATATTTTAGAAGAAACACTAAGGTTCAATCATACATAGAAAACTATTTTGATGAATTTATTGATGCTGGGGAGGTTGAATTAAATTTGCTGGAAACTCTCAAATTTATAGATAACTTAAACCTGCCAGATAATTCTTATTGGTTTAATAAGGCTAATATCTTTACACTTATAGTGGAGTGTTATAATTATAATTTGACTAGAGTTAATCCTGTTTTATTTAAAATGGAATTGGAGGAATTGGAATACTATAACTTAAATCATGATTTCGTTTTAATATTTAAAGAGGATATAGAGAGAGGACAACTTAAATTTGCAGAACCTGTAAAAATACCTAAGGATATGATTAAGTATTTTGATTTAGCTAAGGAAGCTGTTAACGAAAAGAATTCTAGAGAATATAGGGGGAAAATGGTTAGAGAAATGTTAGATTCATCTTCAAAAGATGATGCTTAG
- the cas6 gene encoding CRISPR-associated endoribonuclease Cas6 — MRYRITLSSDQTQTIPINYQYELSRLVNRTIKNGNPRLSRFIHGGGISFNRRQYRAFTFSRLWIPNRQILNNRILIMPGEIKFVFSTPSLMIRDALYDGLLKRGPFRVGSAGFRVTAVEDRAQPYFGHRARFTTLSPVALSKKKDFRRPLSGKNVKQTYLRPGDSFFNSFLKKSLENKYIAHRVARGEPLSKFKKPFYRSLIDHINIRGSPRPKLITIKEGTRQSYRVPCALFEIELTGSPAIIEFAYDAGIGKHTSLGFGCLDTLSC; from the coding sequence ATGAGATATAGGATCACGCTGTCATCTGACCAAACTCAGACAATACCCATAAACTACCAGTACGAACTCTCACGTCTCGTCAATCGTACTATCAAAAACGGCAACCCGCGCCTCTCACGCTTCATACACGGCGGAGGTATCAGCTTCAACCGCAGGCAATACCGCGCTTTCACCTTCTCGCGCCTCTGGATTCCTAACCGTCAGATACTCAATAACCGCATTCTTATTATGCCCGGTGAGATCAAATTCGTTTTCTCCACACCCAGCCTTATGATACGCGACGCTCTCTATGACGGACTCCTAAAGCGTGGTCCCTTCCGCGTCGGCTCCGCGGGCTTCCGTGTTACCGCGGTCGAAGACCGTGCTCAGCCTTACTTCGGACACCGCGCCCGCTTCACCACTCTCTCGCCCGTGGCGCTCTCCAAAAAGAAGGACTTCCGCCGTCCGCTCTCCGGCAAAAATGTAAAACAGACATACCTGCGCCCCGGCGACAGCTTCTTCAATAGCTTCCTCAAAAAAAGTCTCGAAAATAAATATATAGCTCACCGCGTTGCCAGAGGTGAGCCTCTCTCAAAATTCAAAAAACCCTTCTACAGATCTCTCATAGATCATATCAATATACGGGGCAGTCCGCGCCCCAAACTCATCACAATAAAAGAAGGAACAAGGCAAAGCTACCGCGTTCCGTGCGCCCTGTTCGAGATCGAACTCACCGGCTCGCCCGCCATTATCGAATTTGCTTACGACGCGGGCATCGGAAAACACACCTCGCTCGGCTTCGGATGCCTCGACACTTTGTCATGCTGA
- a CDS encoding multifunctional oxoglutarate decarboxylase/oxoglutarate dehydrogenase thiamine pyrophosphate-binding subunit/dihydrolipoyllysine-residue succinyltransferase subunit gives MRLEDLTEEQREKISEFGVNTWFVLDLFSDYKKDPSSVSDDWKDFFKDFDSGELGFHTNGGNGKQLTLTPSPKPAHREESKVVMPKPGEGEEPVLIKGAGARIIDNMTDSLSIPTATTFRELPVKLLEENRIVINNFLKQTGGGKISYTHIIGWAIVKAIETVPNMNNSFTVMEGQPYLVKKHDVNLGLAVDIQKKDGSRSLIVPNIKKANGMNFKEYFDAYNDIIDRSRSGKIEVADFQGTSISLTNPGTIGTSASHPRLMMGQGAIIATGSIDYPPEFRAATKDVLVTLGVSKVMNMTSTYDHRIIQGAESGIFLKRINDLLMGQDNFYDEIFRDLKVNVLPVYWTEDDNAEDFVGINSIKEIEKQAKVIQLINMFRVRGHLQAHLDPLSDEPKYHKELDSSYYGLTIWDFDREFITDGLAGLRTASLRDILDILLETYCGNIGVEFKHIQDPEEKEWLQSKMEPVRNKPILDNRDKKNILYKLMQAENFEKFIDRKYLGHKRFSLEGSETIIAVLDHLLNIGAEAGVEEMVLGMAHRGRLNVLANIIGKSMHAIFSEFEDNVEQSAQGSGDVKYHLGATGTYETIHDKKINVAVASNPSHLEFVNPVVEGIVRAKQTRQDDAQQDKFVPVLLHGDAAFAGEGIVAETLNLSQLQGYSTGGTVHIVINNQIGFTTAPVDARSTVYATDVAKMVQAPIFHVNGDDPEATMWVTQLAFEFRQKFNKDVVIDVFGYRRLGHNETDEPAYTQPLMYKRIRSMPSVVEKYKVKLLKEQAVTEDEVKAMEHDIDEKMDKDYNLVKNKDAGTFEADAPLAVTQEEIKEKMTAEPTRVSAEELDKVVNALTTVPEGFTIHPKLKKFVESRGHFPQDADFKVDWAFAESLAFGTLMLEGTPIRLSGQDSARGTFSQRHVVLTDANTGAEIIPLNQLDTPAKIEPLDSLLSEAAVLGFEYGYSTADPITLVMWEAQFGDFANAAQVIIDNFISCSYTKWDLPNNVVMLLPHAQEGQGPEHSSARLERYLALCAEDNMFVTNPTTPAQYFHLLRRRAKAKFPKPLIIMTPKSLLRDKMAVSVAKDFTDGHFHEVLNDERYWAEGSEKGRENVTRVVLTSGKVYYDLVKYMEKEKIEGVAVLRTEQYYPFPEETLKEMLAGYKNAKDVVWVQEEPENMGAWLFMSHRLPNVLAKGQKLDYVGRKASASPAPGSKRKFDSSQELLMKRAFGVE, from the coding sequence ATGAGATTAGAAGATCTGACGGAAGAGCAGAGGGAGAAGATCTCCGAGTTTGGCGTTAATACATGGTTTGTGCTCGACCTCTTCAGCGATTATAAAAAAGACCCGTCATCCGTCAGCGATGACTGGAAGGACTTTTTCAAAGATTTCGATTCCGGTGAATTAGGTTTCCATACCAACGGCGGAAACGGTAAGCAATTAACGCTTACCCCGTCACCCAAGCCTGCTCACAGAGAAGAAAGTAAGGTCGTGATGCCTAAGCCCGGCGAAGGCGAAGAGCCTGTCCTGATAAAAGGAGCCGGCGCCAGGATAATCGATAACATGACCGACTCACTGAGCATTCCGACGGCGACCACGTTTAGAGAACTCCCTGTTAAGCTCCTCGAAGAGAACAGGATCGTCATAAACAATTTTCTCAAACAGACCGGCGGTGGTAAGATATCTTACACGCACATCATCGGCTGGGCAATCGTAAAAGCCATCGAGACCGTTCCTAACATGAATAACTCCTTCACTGTAATGGAGGGTCAGCCCTACCTGGTGAAAAAGCACGACGTCAATCTCGGTCTCGCTGTGGATATTCAAAAGAAAGACGGTTCACGTTCGCTGATAGTTCCCAATATAAAGAAGGCGAACGGGATGAACTTCAAAGAGTATTTCGACGCTTATAATGATATCATAGACCGTTCGCGCTCCGGTAAAATAGAGGTAGCCGATTTCCAGGGCACTTCCATTTCACTCACAAATCCCGGTACGATCGGCACCAGCGCTTCACACCCGCGACTTATGATGGGGCAGGGCGCGATAATCGCGACCGGCTCGATAGACTATCCGCCGGAGTTCCGCGCCGCCACAAAAGACGTTCTCGTCACGCTTGGCGTAAGTAAGGTCATGAACATGACCAGCACTTATGACCACCGTATAATCCAGGGCGCTGAATCGGGTATATTCCTGAAACGCATCAACGATCTGCTAATGGGTCAGGATAATTTCTATGATGAGATATTCCGCGACCTCAAAGTGAACGTCCTCCCGGTCTACTGGACCGAAGACGACAACGCCGAAGACTTCGTCGGTATCAACAGCATAAAGGAGATCGAGAAGCAGGCAAAGGTCATCCAGCTTATAAATATGTTCAGAGTACGCGGGCATTTGCAGGCACACCTTGACCCGCTCAGCGACGAGCCCAAGTATCACAAAGAACTCGACTCGTCTTATTACGGGCTCACGATCTGGGATTTCGACCGAGAATTCATCACAGATGGATTAGCAGGATTACGGACCGCATCGCTCCGTGACATACTCGACATTCTGCTGGAGACATATTGCGGAAATATAGGGGTGGAATTTAAACATATACAGGACCCGGAAGAGAAAGAGTGGCTTCAATCGAAAATGGAGCCGGTAAGAAATAAACCGATACTGGATAACCGCGATAAAAAGAATATTCTCTATAAGCTGATGCAGGCTGAGAATTTCGAGAAGTTCATCGATCGCAAATACCTCGGTCACAAGAGATTCTCGCTGGAAGGCTCCGAAACGATAATCGCGGTGCTGGACCACTTGCTGAATATCGGCGCTGAAGCGGGCGTCGAGGAAATGGTGCTCGGCATGGCGCACAGAGGCAGACTTAACGTGCTGGCGAACATTATCGGTAAATCGATGCACGCGATATTCTCGGAATTCGAGGATAACGTGGAGCAGTCAGCGCAGGGAAGCGGTGACGTGAAATACCACCTTGGCGCGACCGGCACATACGAAACCATCCACGATAAAAAGATCAACGTAGCTGTAGCATCTAACCCGAGCCATCTTGAATTTGTGAACCCGGTGGTAGAGGGTATAGTGAGAGCAAAACAGACCAGGCAGGATGACGCACAGCAGGATAAATTCGTGCCGGTATTATTGCATGGTGACGCGGCATTCGCGGGTGAGGGGATAGTGGCGGAGACGCTGAACCTCTCACAATTACAGGGGTACAGCACAGGCGGTACGGTGCACATCGTTATAAATAATCAAATAGGATTTACGACAGCGCCGGTGGACGCACGAAGCACGGTTTACGCGACGGACGTGGCGAAGATGGTGCAAGCGCCGATATTCCATGTGAACGGTGACGACCCGGAAGCAACGATGTGGGTTACGCAACTTGCGTTCGAGTTCAGGCAGAAATTTAATAAGGACGTGGTGATAGACGTATTCGGGTACAGGAGATTAGGGCATAATGAAACAGATGAGCCGGCATACACACAGCCATTGATGTATAAGAGGATACGGTCGATGCCATCGGTAGTAGAAAAGTATAAAGTGAAGCTATTAAAAGAGCAGGCGGTGACGGAAGATGAAGTGAAAGCGATGGAGCATGACATAGATGAGAAGATGGACAAAGATTATAATTTAGTGAAGAATAAAGATGCGGGTACATTCGAAGCGGATGCTCCACTCGCGGTGACTCAGGAAGAGATAAAAGAAAAAATGACCGCGGAGCCAACAAGGGTAAGCGCGGAGGAATTAGATAAGGTCGTGAATGCTCTTACAACAGTGCCGGAAGGATTTACGATACATCCGAAGCTGAAAAAGTTCGTTGAGAGCAGGGGACACTTCCCGCAGGATGCGGACTTTAAAGTAGATTGGGCGTTTGCGGAGTCGCTGGCGTTTGGTACGCTGATGCTGGAGGGTACACCGATCAGATTGAGCGGGCAGGACAGCGCGAGGGGGACATTCTCGCAAAGACACGTGGTACTGACGGACGCAAATACAGGCGCGGAGATAATTCCTCTGAATCAGCTGGACACCCCGGCAAAAATAGAACCACTGGATAGTTTATTATCGGAGGCGGCGGTACTGGGATTCGAATACGGGTACAGCACGGCGGACCCGATAACACTGGTGATGTGGGAGGCGCAGTTCGGTGATTTTGCTAACGCGGCGCAGGTGATAATAGATAATTTCATAAGCTGTTCATATACAAAGTGGGATCTGCCGAATAACGTGGTAATGCTATTACCGCACGCGCAGGAAGGTCAGGGACCGGAACACTCAAGCGCAAGACTGGAAAGATATTTAGCACTGTGCGCGGAGGATAACATGTTCGTAACGAACCCGACGACTCCGGCGCAGTATTTTCATTTATTGAGGAGAAGAGCGAAAGCGAAATTCCCGAAACCGCTTATAATAATGACACCGAAGAGTTTACTCAGGGATAAGATGGCAGTATCCGTCGCGAAAGATTTCACGGACGGGCATTTTCATGAGGTACTAAATGACGAGAGATATTGGGCTGAAGGAAGCGAGAAAGGCAGAGAGAACGTGACGAGGGTAGTATTGACGAGCGGTAAGGTTTACTATGACCTGGTAAAGTACATGGAGAAAGAAAAAATAGAAGGTGTCGCGGTATTGAGAACGGAACAGTATTATCCATTCCCGGAAGAAACGCTGAAAGAGATGCTTGCGGGATATAAGAACGCAAAGGACGTGGTATGGGTACAGGAAGAGCCGGAGAATATGGGAGCGTGGTTATTCATGTCGCATAGACTTCCGAACGTACTGGCAAAGGGACAGAAGCTGGACTACGTAGGCAGGAAGGCGAGCGCAAGTCCTGCACCGGGAAGTAAGAGGAAGTTCGACTCGAGCCAGGAACTGTTGATGAAAAGGGCGTTTGGAGTAGAGTAA
- the mnmH gene encoding tRNA 2-selenouridine(34) synthase MnmH: MKQFESEKDLFSFIRGVVDSSVPSLKDIFKKYDWKLYSASEAIPLLYNDNTLLIDGRSEKEFDISHLPGAINFPVLTTIERHFTGLIYKKYSQQAAVWLAMQYADPKSDELARFLDEHDAKNKNILVYCWRGGGRSSYLAKMISDLGYSPSRIEGGFKAYRSLVVELFSMNTIPFGLIELSGLTGSGKTELLNSVKNDFPVIDLELSARHYSSIFGQVPYDNLNYEPIHNQSSFENNIYGDIIRGIKKLPEYHSTYLIESESKKVGDFFIPKSLFNAMKICPSISVGSSLESRVKRIVNDYFGAGNKGITRMLEIMRKNESFLKSRLSKEIYTTALSLLESGDTYTFTELMMVKYYDKIYKDKHKTPLAVINNDNPIEAKQELLQILNIN, encoded by the coding sequence ATGAAACAATTTGAATCGGAAAAAGATCTATTCTCTTTTATCAGAGGTGTTGTTGACAGCAGTGTACCTTCATTAAAAGATATTTTCAAGAAATATGACTGGAAGCTCTACTCTGCGTCTGAAGCTATCCCTCTTCTATATAATGACAACACTCTGCTCATCGACGGACGCTCCGAAAAAGAATTCGATATATCTCACCTCCCCGGTGCTATCAATTTCCCTGTCCTGACAACTATCGAACGCCATTTCACGGGACTAATTTATAAAAAATATTCCCAGCAAGCCGCCGTGTGGCTCGCTATGCAATATGCCGACCCGAAATCGGACGAACTCGCTCGCTTCCTCGATGAACACGATGCAAAAAATAAGAATATCCTTGTCTACTGTTGGCGCGGAGGCGGACGGTCCAGTTATCTCGCTAAGATGATCTCTGACCTGGGCTATTCACCATCACGCATTGAAGGCGGTTTTAAAGCCTACCGTTCTCTCGTCGTTGAACTTTTTTCGATGAATACTATTCCGTTCGGACTTATCGAACTCTCCGGTCTCACAGGCTCTGGGAAGACTGAGCTCCTTAATTCAGTGAAAAACGATTTCCCTGTCATCGATCTTGAGTTATCCGCACGCCACTATTCTAGCATATTCGGACAGGTTCCTTATGATAATCTCAATTATGAACCCATACACAACCAATCTTCCTTTGAAAACAATATCTACGGCGATATCATACGCGGGATTAAAAAACTCCCGGAGTATCACAGCACATATCTAATCGAAAGCGAATCAAAAAAAGTAGGCGACTTCTTCATTCCTAAAAGCCTATTTAATGCCATGAAGATCTGCCCGTCGATAAGCGTCGGCTCTTCGCTTGAATCTCGTGTTAAAAGGATTGTTAACGATTACTTTGGTGCAGGGAATAAAGGTATTACACGCATGCTCGAAATAATGAGGAAGAATGAATCATTTCTTAAATCCCGTCTCAGCAAAGAAATATACACAACCGCACTCTCACTCCTGGAATCAGGCGACACATACACATTCACCGAACTCATGATGGTAAAATACTACGACAAAATTTATAAAGACAAACATAAAACTCCCCTCGCTGTCATAAACAACGACAACCCAATTGAAGCAAAACAGGAACTACTACAAATTTTAAATATTAATTGA